TGCCAATACAATTAAAAGCATATATACTGATGGAGCCTGTACGGGCAACCCTGGTCCTGGCGGTTGGGCGGTTGTTGTTTACTTTGCGGATGGCTCAGTTCAGGAACTCGGTGGGTACGAAGCGCAAACGACGAATAATCGCATGGAAATGCAAGCCGCGATCGCCGCACTAGAATTGCTCTCAACCGTACCGACAAACGAACCGATTACACTATATACCGATAGTGAATACCTTATTAAGGGTATTACACAGTGGGTAAAAGGTTGGAAAAAGAAAGGTTGGAAAACCGCTCAAGGAAAACCCGTACTCAATCAAGACCTCTGGGAAATTCTTGACGAAAGAAACAAGAATGTGCAATGGCAGTACGTCCGAGGTCACGCAGGTAATGTAGGTAACGAACGCTGTGACAAAATTGCACGGGCATTTGCTACCGGTAAAACTCCAACGCTGCAACAACCAAAATCAGATTCTGTACTGGTAACAGAAGTATCCGATTATGTACCACAATCTACGATAACTTACGAAAAGACAACTTCTAGCCACCTTGTCTTGGATATGACCATGATGGAATCTACCGCACCAAACTCCGTTGTCACCAGTGAAGAAATCCCCCGCGAGACGAGAGTGGCTTTGCTACGTAGCTTAGTCGAAACCTTACGGATTGCTGACGAGATCGCGGCAAAAGGTTACTTAATCACAAGTTCTGAATTAGCTGATCTGATGGATGTCCACGCCAGCGCAGTCACAAGCCGTGGTGACGAATGGCGCTGGCGCAACTGGATTGTGTCGCGCGTCCGCCGTGAAGGCAACCAAATTCTCTGGGAATTAGAACGCGCAGATCAAGTTAACTCGGATGACCATACTGGCGACCCCGCCACTGAGTAGGAGTGCGAAAAGCCGATAAGAAAATCCGCAGTACCGCCAAAGGATCAGCAAAAGGTGACAACCAAAATAACCAACCTCCTTTTGCTTGCGAGCGATCGTAGGAAGGCGCGATCGCCAACAACAAAGCAAAGCGGACAATCAGTAAAAACGAATTGAGTCCCAGCAATGCTAGTGAAAAAGGCGAAAGTGTAGACGACGGGAAAAGAAAATAGCCTAGTAAGATTGGTAACGGTAACGCTTGCACGGCAAAAAGCAACCACAAATCCCACCACAAAGCTGCGGATGAGGAAGCATCTTTTAAATCAAGCGATCGCCCCCACTCTTGCCAAGTTTGGATTGCGCCTTCGTACATCCTGACTTTAAACACCTGAGCACCATCTAAAAATCCCACACGAAAGCCTTGTGATGAGATATTTCGTGCTAAAGTCACGTCATCACAGAACGAACTTTTCGCGCTGCTATAGCCACCTACCTGAGCTAAAACCGCCCGCCGACACAAAAAACACTGTCCGTTTGCCATAACTCTTTCTGCAACTGAACTATCGACACCCGCACTTTCAAACCTGTATAGTAGCGTCATTAACAACGCAGGTTGTAACCAACACTCTCCAGGGGAGTTCAAAATAAATTGCGGTGATAAAGATACCAAGTCATAGCCTTCCGTTTGAGCCGTTTTTATAAGGCTGGCAACTAAGCCTGGATGCGGTTGAGTATCGGCATCCATACCTAAAAACCACTGACTATGTTCGGAACTATGTAAAAAGCCATTATGTAAAGCCCAAGGACGTCCTACCCAGTCAGCGGGTAAAGGATCGTCAGTCATTAAACGAAAGCGCGGGTCATTTTTTTGCACCGCCTTTACTAAGTCTGGTGTGCCATCCTGCGAGTTGCTATCGACAATAATCACTTCTCGCACTTCGTAACTTTGCCGACTTAACCCAGCTAAACAAGGGCCAATGCGGTCAGCTTCATTTAAAGTCGGTACGACAACGCTTACACTACCCACAAGATCTGGTGTAGCCGAAGTGGGTTTTAGCGGAGGATGGCGACTGGGACCTTTGAGCAAACGTGACAGCAACACTGCCGCTGCTGGTATTTGAATCAGTAGTAATAAAAATGCCATAGCGCCTTGAAAGATTAACCAGCTGACCACATCTACTTCCTGCACAGCTTACTTACTTCAAGGCAACTTTTACTGAAGGGTTGTTGACAACCCCTGTCGCGGCTTCGACAACAGCGTCTGTACTTGGTTGTGCCATCCACCATAGGAAAATCACTGGAATGACACCGAAGATTAAACCTAGAGCAACAGGAATCCAATATCCAAAAGCTAAGCTAATCGCAGCAGCAAACGCAACGTTACTTAAGTAGACAATCAGTGGTACAACAAGTTGCGCACGATTTAAATTTAAGCGTGGATTTCTCCACAAGATTGCAGCCACACTCATAAATAAGGCACTCGTGCCATACCAACCTAAATAGTTACGATACGGTGTTCCAAAAAACGCTCCTGGTTCTGCCCAGTACCAAAACGGAAAATTTGTCTGACTCATTGCTGGTTCTAAAGCAAAATCCCAAGCAGTAAACAGCATCGCCCCCAAAAGGATAGCACCTACTTGGCGTAACCAGTTTGATTTATTGGTATTTAAAGCAACACTAGCAATTAAATAGGAAGAAAAACCCATATAAAACCAAGACAGCGGGATAGTAAAAGGCACTAACCCCGCAATTTTGTACCCTAATCCACTGAGGTAGCTATAATCTCCAAAAGGAAATCCAGTGCCTGTTCCTAATAATTCACTCGTCAAAGATATCGCAACGGCTGGCAGCATAAAGGCTAATGTGAGCCGCATCCCAACCGTGCGATAGGCAAAAATTGAGACGGCGGCTAACCCAAAAAGGATATCCGTGACGCCGCCTCCTGCCATTGATTTTTCAACACTCCATTGAAACAAGCTTTGTCCATCTGGTAGTAAACGTAAGATGGCATCCGCGTGCGGTACGACTAGGAGCAACCCTGCTAGTCCAAAAGTCTTTGCCAAAATATGACCGATTAAGCAGTAGCGTTCAGCAATAACAAGTTGCTTCATGAGAATTCCTTAAGACAATCTGACACTCTATACAATGTCACTCATAACAGTTTACAAATGTTTACGAAAAGAGTTAATAAGTTTTTTGATACATAAGTAGAGTAATCGTGCTGCGATCCTTAATCATAGAATCTTCGCCGGAGTGTGAAAACCTCCAAGATTCTAAATTGGATTATCACTAAGTTTATGAGTCAAGGTATAACACGACTGGTTAAATAGAAAGCTTGAAGAAACTACGAATAAGTATAAGTTTGATCAAGTTTGCGGTTTATGAGAGCATCCGCTTAGGAAAGCGCGCTTCTCTTTCTTACCTTTTTTATCCTCGCGTGATATACAAGACATAAGACTCGTCACTTGCCAGTCTGATGCTAAGCTTGAAAATCCCCTGGGTAGCTTTTACATTACTGTTACTAACGTATATCACCTTAGGCTGGCTGCTAGAAACATTTGACGATCCGGTGGCAGCTTGGATAATAATCGTTATCGGTATTTTTTTGCTCTCTGTTCTCCTCGCTTCGCCGTGGTCTCAAATCAGAAACGATTTAGGACTTTTATTTAAGTCTGACACCAGAGCTTTTTTTGTCGCTGTCATTGGAGCTTTTTTAACCGTCCTGATTATCTCCTGGTTTCATATATTTGCGCATGGTTTGGTTGCTGTATCTGCGGCTACATTGTTTCGCTTAGATGCTCAAACCGTAGGATGGAGTGAAACTCAAATTTTCTGGATGTTAACTGCTGTCTCGATCGCTGGTTTAGCGCTGGGTGCATTCGCACAAAATTGGATTTATTGGCAGTTATAGAGGCAGACAAAAATAAAATAATAGGGGCAAGGCAGTGCCTTGCCCGTGGCTCATTAATTTATTAAGTAAGCGTCTTTTACGATGCTGTTGTTGTCGCTTCTGGGGTAGCTGCTGGGTAGATGCTGACCTTTTTGCGGGTTCTATCCTTTCTTTCAAACGTGACAATGCCATCAATGAGAGCAAACAAGGTGTCATCGCTACCGATACCCACGTTGTTTCCAGGGTGGAATTTAGTACCGCGCTGGCGCACTATAATATTACCAGCACGAACTGTTTCACCACCAAAGCGTTTCACGCCTAAACGCTGGGCGTTCGAGTCACGACCGTTGCGGGTACTACCCGTTCCTTTCTTATGAGCCATAATTTCCTCTAGATCTCTACCTTTCTATTGTGCTTCATCAGAAGATTCGGTCTCAGAAATTGCTTCAGGTTCAGC
The genomic region above belongs to Chroogloeocystis siderophila 5.2 s.c.1 and contains:
- the cruG gene encoding 2'-O-glycosyltransferase CruG, which gives rise to MAFLLLLIQIPAAAVLLSRLLKGPSRHPPLKPTSATPDLVGSVSVVVPTLNEADRIGPCLAGLSRQSYEVREVIIVDSNSQDGTPDLVKAVQKNDPRFRLMTDDPLPADWVGRPWALHNGFLHSSEHSQWFLGMDADTQPHPGLVASLIKTAQTEGYDLVSLSPQFILNSPGECWLQPALLMTLLYRFESAGVDSSVAERVMANGQCFLCRRAVLAQVGGYSSAKSSFCDDVTLARNISSQGFRVGFLDGAQVFKVRMYEGAIQTWQEWGRSLDLKDASSSAALWWDLWLLFAVQALPLPILLGYFLFPSSTLSPFSLALLGLNSFLLIVRFALLLAIAPSYDRSQAKGGWLFWLSPFADPLAVLRIFLSAFRTPTQWRGRQYGHPS
- the rpmA gene encoding 50S ribosomal protein L27 — translated: MAHKKGTGSTRNGRDSNAQRLGVKRFGGETVRAGNIIVRQRGTKFHPGNNVGIGSDDTLFALIDGIVTFERKDRTRKKVSIYPAATPEATTTAS
- the cruF gene encoding gamma-carotene 1'-hydroxylase CruF; the encoded protein is MKQLVIAERYCLIGHILAKTFGLAGLLLVVPHADAILRLLPDGQSLFQWSVEKSMAGGGVTDILFGLAAVSIFAYRTVGMRLTLAFMLPAVAISLTSELLGTGTGFPFGDYSYLSGLGYKIAGLVPFTIPLSWFYMGFSSYLIASVALNTNKSNWLRQVGAILLGAMLFTAWDFALEPAMSQTNFPFWYWAEPGAFFGTPYRNYLGWYGTSALFMSVAAILWRNPRLNLNRAQLVVPLIVYLSNVAFAAAISLAFGYWIPVALGLIFGVIPVIFLWWMAQPSTDAVVEAATGVVNNPSVKVALK